TCGACCTCGAAAACTTCGCGCACGCCTTCCAGCAGGCGGATTTCGATCGTGCTCTTAAGCGGTTTCGGCGAATTCGAGTACGCCCGCACAGCGATCCGCTTGGGCGTGCGGGATTATTTACTCAAGCCCGTCGACAAGTCGGCGCTTTTCGAGCTTCTGGGCAAAATCCGGCAGGAGCGGGAGGAGGCATCATCCGGTTCCGAAGCCGAAGAAAGGACTGCCGCCGAAGGGGATCCATATGTCATCGAGCGGATCAAGGAAATTTTGGAGCACGAATATGACAAAAACTTCGAGCTCGAACGGCTGGCCGATACTGTGAGCATGAACGCCAGTTACCTTAGCCGCCTGTTTAAAAACAAAACCAATATGACGATTACCGATTATCTGATCCATATTCGGATCGAAAAGGCGAAGCAGTATTTGACCGGCCGCCCGGAGCTCAAAAACTATGAAATTTCGCACCTGGTCGGCTACAGCGACCCGGTCTACTTTAACAAGCTGTTCAAAAAAATGGTCGGGGTTACACCGCGCGATTATAAAGAAAAAAACCGCTCCTAACCGGCCGTGCAATACGATACCAATCGATTTGGCAGGATAATGCAGATCAATGTTGAATTCTCTGGAAGAAGCAGATTACCAGAGGTGAGGTATGGAACAATTTGATGATCAGGCAGCGGGTTCAGCTATAAAAGACTCATTGGCAGGTTTGGAGTGGCATGAAACAACCCCGATTTTGAACACCTTGATTACTTCAGAAGGTGAGCTGACGTTTAGCACGCTTTCGCCGGGGCTTGAGGCGGATGTGGTTAAGATCACGCTCGGGGAGAACCATTTTGTGCTGAAGGTGTGGAACAAACGCTCGAAACCCGACGTCCTGCGCCAATATCGCCTTTTGGACGCTCTATATCGCAAGGGAATTCGCGTTTCCGAGCCGATCGGTTATGGTCGAACCGAAACGGGAGACGATGTGCTGCTGACCCGCTATCACGGTACTCCGGTAACGAAGGTGAGTCCGAGCATTTTCAAGAAAATCGCTGCAGTATTAGCCGATATTCACCGACTGCCTCCAGATGGATTAGAGGAAAGCTTGCTGGCTGATCATGATTTTGCAAAGTATTTTTTTCCAGGGATCGAGGCAATTCCGGCTATGCAAAAGGAACTGATCCGCCTGATCGCTTCCGCGGACATGAAAATGGACCGGATTATTCACGGCGATTTCAATTTAGGCAATATTCTTGAAGAGAATGGACAATACACGGTAATCGACTGGACGAACGGGCAGCTGGGGGAGCCTAGGTTTGATCTGTCGTGGGCTTGTCTGCTTTTGCGTGTCTATTTGAGCGATAGCAAAAGCCTTGCTTTTTTACATAAATATCAAGAGGAAATAGGCGCAGCGACAGAAGAACTGGAAATTTTCGAAGCGCTTGCCTGTCTGAGGTGGCTGTCGTACGACCGAATCGGCGGAGTGCCCAAACACGCGGATACAATGAAGAAGGTTAGAAAAGTCATCAGGGATAATCGATTTTTAAATGAGAATTTGCTGCTGTATGAGAGCTGAAAAACGGAAAGAAGCCCAAGATTGCAGTCGATGAGAAAGTGCCCACGACAAAGATCGATGTCAACAAAAAGGGGGCAGGGGGCATGAAAATGGATTTCGAGGTCGGAATTAAGAATCATTTTGATAACGT
This genomic window from Paenibacillus humicola contains:
- a CDS encoding DNA-binding response regulator → MLLSGFGEFEYARTAIRLGVRDYLLKPVDKSALFELLGKIRQEREEASSGSEAEERTAAEGDPYVIERIKEILEHEYDKNFELERLADTVSMNASYLSRLFKNKTNMTITDYLIHIRIEKAKQYLTGRPELKNYEISHLVGYSDPVYFNKLFKKMVGVTPRDYKEKNRS
- a CDS encoding phosphotransferase family protein, producing the protein MEQFDDQAAGSAIKDSLAGLEWHETTPILNTLITSEGELTFSTLSPGLEADVVKITLGENHFVLKVWNKRSKPDVLRQYRLLDALYRKGIRVSEPIGYGRTETGDDVLLTRYHGTPVTKVSPSIFKKIAAVLADIHRLPPDGLEESLLADHDFAKYFFPGIEAIPAMQKELIRLIASADMKMDRIIHGDFNLGNILEENGQYTVIDWTNGQLGEPRFDLSWACLLLRVYLSDSKSLAFLHKYQEEIGAATEELEIFEALACLRWLSYDRIGGVPKHADTMKKVRKVIRDNRFLNENLLLYES